From the genome of Streptomyces sp. NBC_01116, one region includes:
- a CDS encoding ABC transporter ATP-binding protein produces MLELTGLTAGYHGGTVLHGLDLSVPAGTVHAVVGHNGAGKTTLVHTVAGLMRPSAGSVRVDGRDVTGQPAHRIARAGIGLVPQGRRVFAGLTVDEHLRLSYRPPRRGDTTRPSVWTPARVLELLPRLGERRGNRGTDLSGGEQQMLALARALLGSPRVLLLDEPTEGLAPVLVRQIDTLVTTLAAEGIAVLLVSPSPAQAAASARTLTVLTSGRTTLRQSGEDARADATALHAALELTATGA; encoded by the coding sequence ATGCTCGAACTCACCGGACTGACCGCGGGCTACCACGGCGGCACCGTCCTCCACGGCCTCGACCTGTCGGTGCCCGCCGGTACGGTCCACGCCGTGGTCGGCCACAACGGCGCGGGCAAGACGACGCTCGTCCACACCGTCGCCGGGCTGATGCGGCCGAGCGCCGGATCCGTACGCGTGGACGGCCGCGACGTGACCGGGCAGCCGGCCCACCGGATCGCCCGGGCGGGGATCGGTCTCGTACCGCAGGGCCGCCGGGTGTTCGCCGGGCTCACGGTCGACGAGCACCTGCGGCTGTCCTACCGTCCGCCGCGCCGGGGCGACACCACCCGCCCCAGTGTGTGGACCCCCGCCCGGGTCCTGGAGCTGCTGCCCCGGCTGGGCGAGCGCCGGGGCAACCGGGGTACGGATCTGTCCGGCGGCGAACAGCAGATGCTGGCGCTGGCCCGCGCGCTGCTCGGCTCACCGCGGGTGCTGCTGCTCGACGAGCCGACGGAGGGCCTCGCACCCGTACTGGTGCGGCAGATCGACACGTTGGTGACCACGCTGGCGGCCGAGGGCATCGCCGTCCTCCTGGTCTCCCCCAGCCCCGCCCAGGCCGCCGCGTCCGCCCGCACGCTCACGGTCCTCACCTCGGGGCGGACGACGCTGCGCCAGTCCGGGGAGGACGCCCGCGCCGACGCGACGGCGCTGCACGCGGCGCTGGAACTGACGGCGACGGGAGCCTAG